ACACTGCGCTCGGTACAGCCCCGCCCGTCTCCACCCTCGATCCGGCCCTCCGGCCCTGTCCCTGGGAAAATGGCCACTCGTCTGGCCAAGGGGCAGGGGTGGCTGGGCCCTGACAGCCCCTGCGTCCCTACAGCAAAGCGCGGCCCTGCAACCTGATGGACAGGAGGTGGTGTGGGACGACCGCCGGGGCATGCGGGTGCCCACCCCTCTGCTGCGCGACGCTCTGTACCTGCAGTGTGAGACCACCTGGGGcggccaggccttcctgtccaacCCCTTCGTTGTGCACATCACAGGTAGGGGGCTGCCCAGGGCTGCAGGACCCTCCCCCAGCGACTGCTGCCCACGTCCTGGGAGGAGAGCTGCAGGAAGAGGACAGGAGCCCTCTAATTCCCAGCAGTGGGGCTGTAGGCACCACAGTCTGGCTGGTCTCAGGGGCTGTCCTACAGCCCCTGTCCTACCCTGGCACTGTCCTACAAAGGGCATGGGGTCCCTGTGCATGTGTCACCAGGCAACGAGCTCTATGACATCCAGCTGTTCCCCAAGAGATCACTGGAGCTGCTGGTTGGGGAAAAACTGGTCCTGAACTGTACCGTGTTTGCCGAGTTCAACTCAGGTGTCACCTTTGACTGGAACTATCCAGGGAAGCAGGTGAGCTTGGCACCCCTGGCAGGGGCTGTACCTGAATCCTTCCCAGGAATCCCTGTCGCAGCCCACACTCACCCTGGTCTGGCCCACACGCACTTCCCTCTGTCCCAGGAGCCCCTGTCTGATAGGGAAGTTTTCCTATCCCAAGGAAAAGTCAGAGTCTGAGTCCAAGGCTTCTGGAGCTGCTGCTGTTTGGGCTGGGGGGGTGTGCCTTTGGGGGTCAGTTCTGTCGGAGCCCACCTGCTCTGAGCCTGTGCTTCCCCTGGTCCTGGGCAGGCAGAGCGGGGTAAGTGGGTACCAGAGCGGCGCTCCCAGCAGACTCACACAGAGCTCTCCAGCATCCTCACCATCCACAACGTCAGCCAGCGTGACTTGGGTCCCTACGTGTGCCAGGCCAACAATGGTATCCAGCAGTTCCAGGAGAGCACTGAGGTCATTGTGCACGGTACGGCCTGTCAGCTCGTTGCGGCCAGCGTGGCTCGGGCTAGGCTGGGTGTCAGCTGTCAAGCCTGGAGCACAAGGGTTCTTGTGCAGTGTGGGCCCAGGGTCATAGGTCATGGTGCACCCGAGGAATGTGGAGTCCagccagagggaagggagggtCATGAGTGGATGGACTGCCCAGTTCCCACGCCTCAGAGAGCAGGGCATCTGGCCACTGGGGGTGGCTGCAAATCCCTGGGTGGTGCTGGGTCAGCCACACCAGCCCTGACTTTACCCTGATGTCTCCCGTCTGACAGAGAAGCCCTTCATCAGCGTCGAATGGCTCAAGGGTCCGGTTCTAGAGGCTACAGCAGGAGACGAGCTGGTGAAGCTGCCCGTGAAGCTGGCAGCATATCCCCCACCGGAGTTCCAATGGTACCTCCCTGgttcctgcccctccctccctacCAAGCCCAGTGCAAGAAAGAACCACAGAGAGGGAAGGGCAAAATTCCCCCCATCAGGGCCTACTTCCTGAGACCTAGATGGGGACCTATGCCCTCAGTGGGGGACCCCCATGAAGAGTCCAAGGAATATACACATCATGTGATATTTTGGCTAGAGGGAAGGTTGGCCTGAATTGCTGCTAAACTGTGAAAGAGTGTGAATACTGGCCTCCTGCTATGTGTGGGTGCGGTGGGCGTAGCATAGGGCTTTATCTCTTTCCTGCAcccactcagcctctctgagggCCCCCACTGGAGGGGATCATAGAGGAATGGCTTCAGGTTTCCTAGGCTCCTCTCCAAACAGGTTGCCACCCCCAGGAAACTTCTAACCAGAATTTTGGAGATATGATAAGGGTTTCACAAGGATTTCTGGGCTGGGCCTGAGAGCTGTGTGGCAGTGAGCTGGAGCTTCTGGGAGGCCTACAAGTTGGAGATCCCCGCTCCTGGTGTGTGACCTGAGAGTAAGGTACCCCTTGCACGGTATGCTAAGAGTCAGAGAGAGGTCCCTCAGTGGTGGCTTTACCTTCACCGGATGCTCCCCGAGAGCTCGGGAAGGCACAGCACCCCACCATGCACCCTTCAGCCAACTGAGCAGTCCATACAGCCTGATCCTGGGAGATCACACTCTTGCTTGTCTCTCATGATACACAGGAGGGAAACAGGCCAGGAAAGGGGAAGGGCATTCCTGCCCAAGCCCTGAGCCTCCTGGGACTCATCTGCTCTGTCCTTTCACAACTGGCCAGGGGAGCCTCGCCTTTCCAGCCTGGAGCACCTCCTACCAGGCAGGATGACCTTTTCTGAAAGCCTAGAGCTTGGCAAGAAGAAGCCCAGACCTCTTCAGCCAGCATCCCACATCTCTGGCCAGAGTCCGGAAGCAGGCTTCTCCTGGGAGGGGCCTGGCAGCCCTGGGCCTGGGACTTCCGTGACTCTCCCTGTGAGGCTCAGGCTCTGGGGTCCATCAGGGCCACCTGGTGCAGGCCCGGGACACTTGAGACAGCATCCTGAAGGGTCCTGGTGGAGGCTGGGCTAAGACCCTGCCCCCTGCTCTCCAAGGCCAGTGGCACTGGCCCTGTCTGGGAGGGTGGCCAGCTCTGTTGCATCAAAGATCTGGTCCAGGCCTGATCCTCAGGCAGCTGACTTCCTCTCACCGTTCCCACCACAtctggccctttttttttttttttttttgtctcacttGGTCAATAGCTGCCTCCAAGAAGTGCTCAGCTGGGCCCACTGTCCACTGAGACAACTGCCCCAGGATATTTGTTGTGAGCATAACCCCACCAGGGTCAGCTCTTCCGGGAAATCATGTGATAACTACTAGCAAGTGAACAGACAGAGATCTAGTGGACAGGCCGGTCCTAGCCCCCAAAGCAGCCTTTGTGTGTCCAGCACCATGCTGACACCAAGGCTGTATCTTGGGAGACCTGACCACACCTGCAAGAAGGTGCATTTGGTTTCCCTGGTTTTCAGATGAAGACTCTGGAGTTTGAGGCAGTGAAGGATCACAAACGCAGCAGGTAGCAACCAGGATTCTGCACCAGAGCCCAGCAGGCCTCCCAGCCTGGCCCTACTCTGCCCTGCCCTGCTGTGTGACTTCTGGCAAGTCACACCTCTTCTGAATGGGCTGTGGAGCAGCAGTTGAGAGCCAGGCCCCTGCGTCCCCCTCGCTGTTAATTTCCACCCCGAGGGCTGTGCTTTCCTCCTGTCTCTCTGGCTTAGTAAACCAGAAGACGATTCCTGCCTGAGGGCCACTTCCAGGCAGAGGCCAGAGCTTGGGTTCCAGAGATGCTGCCTGTAGCATTCCCAACTCAGGACTGGAGAGGAGTCTCCTCTGGGGTGTGAGTCATCCATTTATACACATGTACACTGAGCGCCTATGTGTGCTGGATGCTGCTCTTCACATAGGGTATATGGCAGCGGCCATACGTACAGCTCAGTGTGGGAACCAACAATCAGCAGACACGTGTGTGAGCACTAGCATGCAGACAAGCAGATGCAGGGCCCAGGGTCAGCTCCTGGTCCACACAGCTGCTCTGACAGCTGGGTGACGGTGGATATAGGAGAGAGGGAGCCCTGCAGATGTCTAGCATGCAAGCAAAGCAGGAAAGTGAGTACAAAGGccctggggaagggggcagggcaacAAGAAGCCCATGCATCTGGAGAGCTCCAGGAAGGGCAGAGTCAGCGTCAGGACTCCCAGACCCCTGCGTGATCAGGGTCTGGGCTGCGCCCTCAGAGACGGCTCCTCCACTCCTCCACAGCACACCCCCGTGAAGCCTATGGCAGAAACAGGGGCCCCTGCGGACTCTGGTTGGTCCTGAGCCTGGGGGGTGTCATGAGCCCTCACGGCTCAAGCCCAGGGACCATCCGCACAGCCGTCTGTTCCCCAGTCCAGAGTCGGCTGCCACAGCCCTCACCCCTGCTGCTCATCCCAGAAGCAGGTCTGGGGCTGGTAGGCCTCTCCCGCCTCCTGACTGTGTCCTAGTGGTCAGGGCTGGGGCGCTTCAGGGAAGGAGGGACAGgacagggctggggtggaggtCACAGCCCCCTGAGCTCCTTTCCTGGGCCAGGTACAAGGACAGAAAGGCCGTGTCCGGGCGCCATAGTCCCCATGTTCTGGTGCTCAAGGAGGTGACGGAGGCCAGCGCAGGCATCTACACCCTGGCCCTGTGGAACACCGCGGCTGGCCTGAGGCGTAACATCAGCCTGGAGCTGGTGGTTAATGGTAGGTGTgggtggggcaggagatggggagagggacGGGGGGTATTTGGGGGTACACTGACTGGCGGTCTGCCTGTCTCCAGTACCCCCCCACATCCACGAAAAGGAGGCCTCCTCCCCCAGCATCTACTCCCGCCATAGTCGCCAGGCCCTCACCTGCACGGCCTATGGGGTGCCCCACCCTCTCGGCATCCAGTGGCACTGGAGGCCGTGGACGCCCTGCAGGACCTTCAGCCAGCGCAGCCTGTGAGTGTGgctcccccctgcctcccccacttCCCAGCCCCATCCCCAGCTTCAACCATAACCCTCTCTCACTACCAGCACCCTCCCCATAGCTCCGCTTTAAACCCAAACCCTATCATGATTCATGGATTATAGCCAATCCCTGAGCTCACCTTGCCTGAGCAAGGCTCAGACCCTCCCTTGTACTGTCAGGTCCGGCTGGACACAGGGATGGTGCAGTTCCCACCATCCTCTCCCTTGAAAGCGATGCTCCCCAGTCACACAACTGCATATCTGGAGGAACCAAAGGACACGCCTCTGGGCACTAGGGAGGGCACCCCTCAGCAAGCAGGCAGGCCTGCGCTGGTTTTGCGAGACATGTACTGAGTGAACTCCAAGGCACACTAAGCATGTCCAGGCTCACCAGCTCATCTGTGCAGTGCTCACCATGACCCCTTAGAGGGCTGGAGAAGGCACATGACTTTCCTAATGTCATGGCAGTAAGCAGCAGAGCTTGCCCAACTGCTGGGCCACACTGCCCTACCTGGGGGCCAGTAGGACAGACAGTCCAGGAGAACAGAAAACTTGAGCCAGCAAGGGCCAGGAATGGAGGGCGCCAAGCTGGTCAGTGGTCTAGAAGGCACTAGAGAGACAGTGAATGGTGCTGAGCAGGGGAGGGGCTAGTCACATGTGCCATTTAGCAAGAGATCCTGAGACAGGGGACAGGATCACAGGCTGGGGAACCAAGGGAGACGAGGCAGCCATACAAGGCAGAGAGACTGTGGCCCTTGGCATGGTCAGTTAGGGAGGTTCACTAGGGGTGGCCAGCCCACAACATTCGAGGTTCATAAGAGATTCTTCCGAATAACTGTGAGGCTGCAGATCACTGGCACCTCCAAATATGCTTCCAGCTGATGCTCTACTGTTATGCTCTGCATGATTACAGAGCCCTAGAGCCAGTTCTGCCTCCCTGAAGGCAGACAAGAGCCTCCCTTGAGCCCCCTTAGACCCCCATCCCAGCCGAGACCAAAGGTGCTGGGATGCACAGCCGTCCCAGGGAGGGGCTGCAGCTGTAGAAGAGGGACGGAAGGAGAGGGTTTCCTGTGGCAGGAGTTAACAGGAGTGACTCTTCTGCCCCAGGAGATCTAGGTGGATTTTGCAGGAAGGGACACATGTGGGTAGCAGCAGGGGGCACAGCAGACCAGAGGATTGGCACAGAGTCACAGGCGTGTGGTGCTCTGCGGGCACAGATCCTGGTCTACTGGGTAAGGCTGTGTCTGGCAGCCCATGCAGGATGGGTTACTGAGCCCTGAACAGTGTGCCAGAAACAAAGCCCCTGCCGTCCTCCTTGCTTTGGGGGGCCAACCTGCCCCACCATGAGAGGAGATGACCCTGTGCATGAGAAAAGCTCGACCCTGCCCTTAGTGTAGTCCCTCTCTGCCTGAATCCCTAGCTGCCCTTGTCCCTCCTTGTCTTTAGCAgccggcggcggcagcagcgagACCGAATGCCACAGTGCCAGGACTGGAGAGAGGTGACCACACAGGATGCTGTGAACCCCATTGAGAGCCTGGACACCTGGACAGAGTTTGTAGAGGGCAAAAATAAGGTATGGACCAGCCAGGCCACTGAGTGGCTGGGCGAGAAGAAGAGAGGTGAGGTCCTTTCTTCAGAAGGAGAGAGATGGGGTCCTCTCCTAGCCTTCTAGGTCTCCACTGGACTTGCAGAGCTCTTGCAATAGCAGCTGAGAGTCAGTGACCTTTCTACAATGTCTCTGGACATCAGCTTCCCTGCCTGCAATAGACTGCAGAGGCCAGACCTGCCGCTGCTTCCCGGAGAGGGAAGCTGAGATTTCATGGCTATGGGCCCATATGAAGGGCTGGGAGAGTTGGGGCTGGGGATGCTCCATCCTCCGCAAAGACGGCTGGCCCAGGCTGGGGGCAATCCCTCGAAGAGGCCTAGCAGGGGAAGGACTGAACAAAGGCGCCCACTTCCTACAGTCACTTCCTGTTTTCCTACACACCTCCAGAGCCTCTTCCTGTTCCAGGCTGGCCAGGAAGTGCCCGGCTtgaggctgggggtgggctcTCGGGCTGGTAGGCAGATCCTATGGCCCTCTCTCTTGCTCTGCTTCCAAGCTTCCCACTCCCCCAGCCCAGAGTCCTTCTGGAGCCCTGGAGCCCATTTTCTTCCCTTGCCACGACCCAGAGCGCTGAGAGGTGCTATAGGCAGCCCTGAAGGGTTTGTGGGTGCATCACAGGGCCTCACACAGTGACTCCTTGGACCACAGGCTGACACTTGATATGACCAGAGCATGCATCCTAACTCTGGCTTGGACCAACCCAGCCCCTGTCACCTCCTCAGCATGGCAGCAGCCTGAGCCCATCTGTAGCCAGAGGGCTCCCTGGTCCGGCCTAACAGCGCCTTCTGACACCAGTCACAGCTGATGCCAGCTGTCCATCATGCTGTCCCTTGAGTTTTCAGGGGAGCCACCTCTTGCTGCTGCCCAAGGACCTCATCACCTTCTCCTTGCCTCACCAGTCCTGGTACTGTCTCTGAGCTTTGGTCATCTCCAgcccagagcctcagtttcccccattaTTCTGGTGGGCACAGCAACTTCCATGCAGAAAGAGGAGGTGAGGGTAGGGGAACTTAGGCAGGAAATGGATCCTTATGCCTGACATGTATCCTGTCCAGACGGTGAGCAAGCTGGTGATCCAGGAGGCCAATGTGTCCGCCATGTACAAGTGTGTGGTCTTCAACAAAGTGGGTCAGGATGAGCGGCTCATCTACTTCTACGTGACCAGTGAGTGACTTGGGCAGGCCTGGATGGAGGTCAGGAACCAGGTGGGCACAGGAGGAGACCAGGCCTGGGAGAAGATAATATGCCTGGGTTGGGGCCCCACTGAGTTTCTTGTGACCTTGAGGTGCCAGGAGAGATACCCAGGGCCCACTGGGCCTCTGGGTCTTGGCAGGAGGGATAGACTTGGAGGTTATAGGCATATGAACTGGAAGGAGGCAGCACCATCTGCCCCTAGACCAGGAGGTGCCTCCCTGGGGTGCCCTCTCGTTCCCCACAGCTGCACCTTCCTccacttccctcctcccccttcctgaACCATGGATCCTGCACGGCAGCTGGTTCTTATGTGCATttggccctgggaagaaggtccgtGGTTGCTTCAGATTTTTCAAACCTGTTAATGACCTCAGGAATGCTAAGACGACCACGGAAGGACAGTCAGTGGGCCCAGAGGTTTAAATGTAGGCACCTAAAAGAGAGGTGGAGCCAAAGAAAACAGTCTGCAGGAGAGCGGAGCCCATAGTGGCTGACAGTGAACAGCCAGAGGGACAAAAGGAAATCGGGGGCCATTGCCAAATGCTAATGAAACCAGATTGTTTCAGAAAGAGGACAGGGCTGGGAGTGTGCTCAGCAGTGAGGGAGAATGGGCGTTCCGGCCCCTGCTGAGCTGCTAGCAAGAAACTCATTGGTGTCACGGGCTCCTGGGAGAGGTGGGGGCAGTATCCAGCTGGGCTTGTTCAGGAAAAACTAGACGGGGGCACGGCAGGAGGAGCCCCTGGTGGAATTGACTTGAGAGAGTTGGTCTCTTGTCAGGGAGAGGGACAAGAGGGCTCCAGAGTGTGTCCCTGGCCCAGGTACAGGTGATGTACACCCTTATTTGAGAGCTGAGTGAGTTCGAAGGTcaatgagaaagagagagggagtcCCTGAGCAGGTGGGTAGGTGCGCCAGCACCTCACGATGTCACAGTGAGtggttcctcctccttccccagccatCCCCGACGGCTTCAGCATAGAGTCAGAGCCAtcagaagagcccctggagggccAGGCCGTGCGCCTGAGCTGCCGGGCTGACAACTACACATACGAGCATTTGCACTGGTACCGCCTCAACCTGTCCACGCTGCACGACGCGCAGGGGAACCCGCTGCTGCTTGACTGCAAGAACGTGCACCTGTTCGCCACGCCGCTGGCCGccagcctggaggaggtgatgcccGGCGAGCGCCACGCCACGCTCACCCTCACCATCCCCAGGGTGGCACCAGAACATGAAGGCGACTACGTGTGTGAGGTCCAGGACCGGCGCAGCCATGACAAGCACTGCCATAAGAAGTACCTGTCTGTGCAGGGTGAGGCAAGCCGGGCCGGAAGGGCCAGGCGGGGCAGTGCGCCCCAAGGAGCCTTTATCCCCAGCCCGGCACGTGCCAGGGCAGTCCATTCACAAGCCCGAGCCCGCAAGAGCATCCCCCTCTCCTTGCCCTCCGGGGCttgcacagccctgcccaccccaagCTCAAACCCTGACCCTTCAGCTTGGAGAGCTCCTAGCATGGGAGGGCCCTTTCCTGGAGCGCCCTCCTGCTTTCTGCAGCTCCACTCAGCTCTCTCTCGACCCCGCCTCCAGCCCTAGAAGCCCCACGGCTCACACAGAACCTAAGCGACCTCCTGGTGAATGTGAGTGATTCCTTGGAGATGCGGTGCCCAGTGGCTGGGGTGCACGTACCCAGCATCGTGTGGTACAAAGATGAGAGGCTGCTGGAAGAAGAGTCTGGTAGGGGGATGGATATGGGTGGAGGGCGGCGTCCGGAAGCTCTCTAGGCCAAAGCCCCAGACCTACTTGAACTCAAACGTCCACCGCCCTCGCTGCAGGAATCGACCTGGCAGACTCGAACCAGAGGCTGAGCATCCAGCGCGTGCGCGAGGAGGACGCGGGCCACTATCTGTGCAGTGTGTGCAACGCCAAGGGCTGCGTCAACTCCTCCGCCAGCGTGGCTGTGGAAGGTCCCACCTCCCCCGCGCGCCCCCCCCCCAGCCCGCCTTCTGCCCACACTCGATGCCAGCTGTGCCCACCAGAAGGGGTGCCGCCCGAAGGGTGTGCCCTCTCCCCCTCACAATATGTGCACAGTTGCCACCCCCGCTTTCTGCCCACTCAGGCTCTGAAGATAAAGGCAGCATGGAGATCGTGATCCTTGTTGGCACCGGGGTCATTGCTGTCTTCTTCTGGGTCCTCCTTCTCCTCATCTTCTGTAACATGAGGAGGGTAAGCACTCCTTGTCCCCAGCTGCTCATGGGCTCTCTCTACCCTGTCCAGCCCTTAAGTTAAGGAATATGGTTCACCCTGGCTCACCTGGAAGCCTTGTATCCTGGGAGGCCCCCCAGACCCCTCCAGGCTGCACTGTTAGAGGACAAGAGGTTGTCCATCTGTCCCCTCCTATGTCGGGAGTCCCTAAGGAGAGGCCATCTGTCCTGGGCACAATTTTACTGAAGCCAGGATGGTATGGCCAAGTCAGTGAGCTGTCCCCATACCCATCCCCCAGCCAACCCATGCAGACATCAAGACTGGCTACTTGTCCATCATCATGGACCCCGGGGAGGTGCCTTTGGAGGAGCAGTGTGAATACTTGTCCTATGACACGAGTCAGTGGGAGTTCCCCCGGGAACGGCTACACCTCGGTGAGACCTGCTCCCAGCCTGCTTCACCCACCCAGTCCTGCTGGGCAGACGCTGCTTCAGCTGCTCTGGGGTCAGGCAGGCTGGAGCCCTGCAATCCCTCCATTCTCAGAACTCATGCCAGAAAGTCCCACCTGGCCCCCACCTGGCCTGACCTGTCCATCTAGGCACGCATCCCCAGAACTATTATTGGGGCTCTCAATTCCCAGGCCCCCCGAGGTCACTTCCTGCTGCTCTGAGCAGGGTGGGCCTGTCACACCTGCTGGGAGAGGATGCAGGCCTTCctgtctgcctctctcctccctctctccccaccctgctccccatGCACTTCCTGTTTGGCAGGGGGGCTCCTGACTTTCCTCCCCGTCCTGGGCCTTCCTTCCTGGCCCTCCACAGGGGTTGTCCCTTCTGCCCAGTCCTCTCCACCCACACCCCCATACAGCTCACCTGGAAccagctccctgcccccacagggAGAGTCCTCGGCCACGGGGCCTTTGGGAAGGTGGTGGAAGCCTCAGCCTTTGGCATCAACAAGGGCAGCAGCTGTGACACTGTGGCCGTGAAAATGCTGAAAGGTGTGGGGTCAGTGGGTAGAAGGGGTGGCTGAGCTGATGAAGACCAGCAGCTCTGGGTGGGCTGTTGGGTCTGTGGTGCCAGAGGGGAAACAGGTTCAGAACAGATTCTTACCAGAGGTTATACAAGGAATCCATGGCCTGGGGCTCACCTCTGAGTAATACTCACCAGTCCCACCTAAACCTTTTGCCTCAGAGAGGGAGGTGGTATTTGCTGCGCCCCCACCAGCAAGAGCGCTGGTCAGGCCTAAGctcagctgaaagtgaaagtgctagtcgcttagttgtgtccgactctttgccactccatggactgtagcccaccaggctcctctgtccatggaattctccaggcaagaatactggagtgggttgccatttcctcctccaggggatcttccagatgcggggatcaaacctgggattcatgtgtctcctgcattgcaggggaattttttactgtctgagccaccagagaagcccaagctAGTGGCCCGGGAAAAGGGATATTCAGGGCCTGGGTCAGGGGCCAGGTGGGCCCGGTTACCAAGCAAAGCCCCCATGTTGCTTTCAGAGGGCGCCACAGCCAGCGAGCATCGCGCCCTGATGTCGGAGCTCAAAATCCTAATCCACATTGGTAACCACCTGAACGTGGTCAACCTCCTAGGGGCTTGCACCAAgcccaatggtaaagaactcagtCGCCCTTCAGGGAGGGTGAAGCCCCAAGGTGCCCTTATCTTTGCGGGTGTGGAGGGCCAGCTGGGCCGGGAGTGGGCGGGACACAGGAGGGCTTTGGGGCGGGCGTGGCTGTGCTGCTTGCCCTCCAGTGcaccctcctgccctgccccaggccctcTCATGGTGATCGTGGAGTTTTGCAAGTACGGCAATCTCTCCAACTTCTTGCGCACCAAGCGGGAGGCCTTCAATCCCCGCGCGGTAGGTGTGCGCCCCACCGAGGGCCAGGCCTCTGCTGGTGAGCCGGGCGGGGAGGGCGGAAAGTGCCTTTGCAGTAGACGGCGAGCCTCCTCCAGCCCCGGCCTGCTTTGTGCATCGCAGGAGAAGTCTGCTGAGCAGCAAAGGCACTTCTGCTCCATGGTGGAGGGCGCCAAGGCTGACCAGAGGAGGCCAGGGAACAGCGACATGGCACTCCTCACAAGGCTGCTAACGGGcaagggcggggcggggcgggccgcTCCAGTCCAAGAAGGTAAGAGTCTGGCATCCCCTTGCCCAAAATGGCTGGCATGCTCCAGGACCCTGGGATAAGCCAACCTGGGGCCCTGCTGGAGGGACTTAACATGGGAGCGGATGAAATGCACTCTGCCTTAAAAAGAGAGGCCACCTCAGGAAGCAAAGCCCCCATGTTCCCGCCAGAGGGTGCCATTGCGCCCTGATGGTAGGAGCTCAAAATCCTAATCCATACGCTTAACTACCTGCACTCCTGGGGGCGTGAGACTTCTGATGTTTGATTTGGTCGTCTCTAGATGAATAAGAGTTTGCCCTGCAAACATGGTGGGGAGCGGTCCAGGCAGAAGTAGCAGAGGCAGAGGTCTAGTGTGGCAACAGTACTCACTGCTCTGGGAGTAGTTAGTGGGTACCACAGAGAGAAGGGAAGCTGAGCGGCAGGAGAGGGGACCAGCAGGCTTGTTAAGC
This genomic window from Cervus canadensis isolate Bull #8, Minnesota chromosome 4, ASM1932006v1, whole genome shotgun sequence contains:
- the FLT4 gene encoding vascular endothelial growth factor receptor 3 isoform X2, translating into MQWGAALCLRLWLCLGLLDSERGLASGYSMTPPTLNITEETYVIDSSDSLSISCRGQHPLEWAWPGAQDVPVPEEKDGEDTGTVQDCEGTDARPYCKVLRLQEAHANDTGSYCCYYKYIKARIEGTTAASTYVFVRDWQQPFINKPDTLLVNRKDSMWVPCRVSVPGLNVTLRSQSAALQPDGQEVVWDDRRGMRVPTPLLRDALYLQCETTWGGQAFLSNPFVVHITGNELYDIQLFPKRSLELLVGEKLVLNCTVFAEFNSGVTFDWNYPGKQAERGKWVPERRSQQTHTELSSILTIHNVSQRDLGPYVCQANNGIQQFQESTEVIVHEKPFISVEWLKGPVLEATAGDELVKLPVKLAAYPPPEFQWYKDRKAVSGRHSPHVLVLKEVTEASAGIYTLALWNTAAGLRRNISLELVVNVPPHIHEKEASSPSIYSRHSRQALTCTAYGVPHPLGIQWHWRPWTPCRTFSQRSLRRRQQRDRMPQCQDWREVTTQDAVNPIESLDTWTEFVEGKNKTVSKLVIQEANVSAMYKCVVFNKVGQDERLIYFYVTTIPDGFSIESEPSEEPLEGQAVRLSCRADNYTYEHLHWYRLNLSTLHDAQGNPLLLDCKNVHLFATPLAASLEEVMPGERHATLTLTIPRVAPEHEGDYVCEVQDRRSHDKHCHKKYLSVQALEAPRLTQNLSDLLVNVSDSLEMRCPVAGVHVPSIVWYKDERLLEEESGIDLADSNQRLSIQRVREEDAGHYLCSVCNAKGCVNSSASVAVEGSEDKGSMEIVILVGTGVIAVFFWVLLLLIFCNMRRPTHADIKTGYLSIIMDPGEVPLEEQCEYLSYDTSQWEFPRERLHLGRVLGHGAFGKVVEASAFGINKGSSCDTVAVKMLKEGATASEHRALMSELKILIHIGNHLNVVNLLGACTKPNGPLMVIVEFCKYGNLSNFLRTKREAFNPRAEKSAEQQRHFCSMVEGAKADQRRPGNSDMALLTRLLTGKGGAGRAAPVQEAKDLWLSPLTMEDLVCYSFQVARGMEFLASRKCIHRDLAARNILLSESDVVKICDFGLARDIYKDPDYVRKGSARLPLKWMAPESIFDKVYTTQSDVWSFGVLLWEIFSLGASPYPGVQINEEFCQRLKEGTRMRAPELATPAIRRIMLSCWAGDPKERPAFSDLVEILGNLLQGRAQQEDEDCMAPRGSQSSEEGSFSQASTTAMHITETDADTEDSPLSLHQHSLAARYYNCVSFPGCLARGTQTQGFSRMKTFEEFPMTPTTYKAIVDSQTDSGMVLASEEFEQLESRHREDSRLSSCKGPGRNVNVTTAHLDPQGRRRPELGPRGQVFYNSEYGELAGPPEDSASTPAARAPFFTDSSY
- the FLT4 gene encoding vascular endothelial growth factor receptor 3 isoform X3, whose product is MQWGAALCLRLWLCLGLLDSERGLASGYSMTPPTLNITEETYVIDSSDSLSISCRGQHPLEWAWPGAQDVPVPEEKDGEDTGTVQDCEGTDARPYCKVLRLQEAHANDTGSYCCYYKYIKARIEGTTAASTYVFVRDWQQPFINKPDTLLVNRKDSMWVPCRVSVPGLNVTLRSQSAALQPDGQEVVWDDRRGMRVPTPLLRDALYLQCETTWGGQAFLSNPFVVHITGNELYDIQLFPKRSLELLVGEKLVLNCTVFAEFNSGVTFDWNYPGKQAERGKWVPERRSQQTHTELSSILTIHNVSQRDLGPYVCQANNGIQQFQESTEVIVHEKPFISVEWLKGPVLEATAGDELVKLPVKLAAYPPPEFQWYKDRKAVSGRHSPHVLVLKEVTEASAGIYTLALWNTAAGLRRNISLELVVNVPPHIHEKEASSPSIYSRHSRQALTCTAYGVPHPLGIQWHWRPWTPCRTFSQRSLSRRRQQRDRMPQCQDWREVTTQDAVNPIESLDTWTEFVEGKNKTVSKLVIQEANVSAMYKCVVFNKVGQDERLIYFYVTTIPDGFSIESEPSEEPLEGQAVRLSCRADNYTYEHLHWYRLNLSTLHDAQGNPLLLDCKNVHLFATPLAASLEEVMPGERHATLTLTIPRVAPEHEGDYVCEVQDRRSHDKHCHKKYLSVQALEAPRLTQNLSDLLVNVSDSLEMRCPVAGVHVPSIVWYKDERLLEEESGIDLADSNQRLSIQRVREEDAGHYLCSVCNAKGCVNSSASVAVEGSEDKGSMEIVILVGTGVIAVFFWVLLLLIFCNMRRPTHADIKTGYLSIIMDPGEVPLEEQCEYLSYDTSQWEFPRERLHLGRVLGHGAFGKVVEASAFGINKGSSCDTVAVKMLKEGATASEHRALMSELKILIHIGNHLNVVNLLGACTKPNGPLMVIVEFCKYGNLSNFLRTKREAFNPRAEKSAEQQRHFCSMVEGAKADQRRPGNSDMALLTRLLTGKGGAGRAAPVQEAKDLWLSPLTMEDLVCYSFQVARGMEFLASRKCIHRDLAARNILLSESDVVKICDFGLARDIYKDPDYVRKGSARLPLKWMAPESIFDKVYTTQSDVWSFGVLLWEIFSLGASPYPGVQINEEFCQRLKEGTRMRAPELATPAIRRIMLSCWAGDPKERPAFSDLVEILGNLLQGRAQQEDEDCMAPRGSQSSEEGSFSQASTTAMHITETDADTEDSPLSLHQHSLAARYYNCVSFPGCLARGTQTQGFSRMKTFEEFPMTPTTYKAIVDSQTDSGMVLASEEFEQLESRHREDSRLSCKGPGRNVNVTTAHLDPQGRRRPELGPRGQVFYNSEYGELAGPPEDSASTPAARAPFFTDSSY